From Streptomyces sp. HUAS MG91, the proteins below share one genomic window:
- a CDS encoding cysteine desulfurase-like protein, translating into MPFDVAALRARVPALKSGPARFDAPGGTQTPQPVVEAIAAALTAPLANRGKATEAERNADRIVVEARAALGDLLGTAPETVVFGRSATQLAYDLSRMLAKTWQPGDEVVVTRLDHDSNIRPWVQAAEAVGATVRWADFDPDSGELRPEHIEAVLSPRTRLVAVTAASNLTGTRPDLPAVAALVHGVGALLHVDAVHYAAHGVVDVAALGADTLVCSPYKFLGPHLGVLTGRAELLESLRPDKLLPSSDAVPERFELGTLPYELLAGARAAVDLLAGLDPQARGSRRERIVASFAALEAHEHTLRTRLEDGLAALPGVTVHSRAADRTPTLLFTVAGREPADVSRHLAEHGVAAPAGSFYAVAAAQRLGLGDQGGVRVGPAPYTDEEDVERLLTALAELTA; encoded by the coding sequence ATGCCTTTCGATGTAGCCGCGCTGCGTGCGCGCGTCCCCGCCCTGAAGTCCGGTCCGGCGCGGTTCGACGCGCCGGGCGGGACGCAGACCCCGCAGCCGGTCGTGGAAGCGATCGCGGCGGCGCTGACCGCCCCGCTGGCGAACCGGGGCAAGGCCACGGAGGCGGAGCGCAACGCGGACCGGATCGTGGTGGAGGCACGGGCGGCGCTGGGGGACCTGCTGGGCACCGCTCCCGAGACGGTCGTGTTCGGGCGCAGCGCCACCCAGCTCGCCTACGACCTGTCCCGGATGCTGGCCAAGACCTGGCAGCCGGGTGACGAGGTGGTGGTGACGCGGCTCGACCACGACTCCAACATCCGGCCCTGGGTGCAGGCGGCCGAGGCGGTGGGCGCCACGGTGCGGTGGGCGGACTTCGACCCGGACTCGGGCGAGCTGCGGCCCGAGCACATCGAGGCGGTGCTGTCGCCGCGCACCCGGCTGGTCGCGGTGACCGCGGCGTCGAACCTGACCGGCACCCGCCCCGATCTGCCGGCCGTCGCCGCCCTCGTGCACGGCGTGGGCGCGCTGCTGCACGTGGACGCGGTGCACTACGCCGCTCATGGCGTGGTCGATGTCGCGGCGCTCGGCGCGGACACGCTGGTCTGCTCGCCGTACAAGTTCCTCGGCCCGCACCTGGGCGTCCTCACCGGGCGGGCGGAGCTGCTGGAGTCACTGCGTCCCGACAAGCTGCTGCCGTCCAGCGACGCGGTGCCCGAGCGGTTCGAACTGGGCACGCTTCCCTACGAGTTGCTGGCGGGCGCGCGGGCGGCCGTGGATCTGCTCGCGGGCCTCGACCCGCAAGCGCGGGGCAGCCGCAGGGAGCGGATCGTCGCCTCGTTCGCGGCTCTGGAGGCCCATGAGCACACGCTGCGCACCCGGCTCGAGGACGGGCTCGCGGCGCTGCCCGGCGTCACGGTGCATTCGAGGGCCGCGGACCGCACGCCGACGCTGCTGTTCACCGTGGCCGGCCGGGAGCCCGCCGACGTCTCGCGCCACCTCGCCGAACACGGTGTGGCCGCGCCCGCCGGGTCGTTCTACGCCGTGGCGGCGGC
- a CDS encoding aspartate/glutamate racemase family protein yields MKLTVVLPVITDAFTEEVRREVAAWAAPGTEIDVRRIARGTASIESEYDEALAAPGILDAVREAERDGADAVFVSCFGDPGVHAAREIVDIPVVGGFEPAVLTSLALGERTGVITVLPNVLPMLHGLVRRYGLTERVGPIRVVDIPVLDLDPGERLLDGLAEQARAAVAAREADVVVLGCTGMLGVAAALQERLAKDGAYVPVVDPTGAAVMWLESQVRLGVRASRTTYMPPRAKDRVG; encoded by the coding sequence GTGAAGCTCACGGTCGTGCTGCCCGTCATCACCGACGCGTTCACCGAGGAGGTCCGCCGGGAGGTCGCCGCCTGGGCGGCGCCCGGCACGGAGATCGACGTCCGCCGCATCGCGCGCGGCACCGCGTCCATCGAGTCCGAGTACGACGAGGCGCTGGCCGCCCCCGGCATCCTCGACGCCGTCCGCGAGGCGGAGCGGGACGGTGCCGACGCCGTCTTCGTCAGCTGCTTCGGCGACCCCGGTGTGCACGCGGCACGGGAGATCGTCGACATCCCGGTGGTCGGCGGGTTCGAGCCGGCCGTGCTCACGTCCCTCGCCCTCGGTGAGCGCACCGGGGTGATCACGGTGCTGCCGAACGTGCTGCCGATGCTGCACGGCCTCGTGCGCCGCTACGGCCTGACCGAGCGCGTCGGGCCGATCCGCGTCGTCGACATCCCGGTGCTCGACCTGGATCCGGGCGAGCGGCTGCTCGACGGCCTGGCCGAGCAGGCCCGGGCGGCGGTCGCCGCCCGGGAGGCCGATGTCGTCGTCCTCGGCTGCACCGGCATGCTCGGGGTGGCCGCCGCCCTCCAGGAGCGGCTGGCGAAGGACGGTGCGTACGTGCCGGTCGTCGATCCGACGGGCGCCGCGGTGATGTGGCTGGAGTCGCAGGTGCGCCTCGGGGTACGAGCCAGCCGGACGACGTACATGCCGCCGCGCGCCAAGGACCGCGTCGGCTGA